One Sulfurimonas sp. HSL-3221 genomic window, ACCCGCTTTGCCCTTTCTGCCGCAATTACGTTCCGAAGGCGGTGGAGTACATGAAGCAGTACCCGGAGACCTTCGCCGTCTATTACTACCATTTCCCGCTTGAACGCCTCCACCCCGCGGCACCGACGCTGACCCGCGCAGCAGTGGCCGCAGAGCTCCAGGGGCGCAAAGATGTCATGCTCTCGCTCTACAAGGTGCCGACGACGATCACGCGCGAAAAGGATGAGCAGAAGATCCTCGATGCTTTCAACAAAGCCGTCAACACGAACCTGAAAATCAGTGATCTGCATGCCGCGGCGGTCAACGCCCAGGTTGCATCGGATGACGCCGTCATCGAATCCCTGATGGTCAGCGGCACGCCGACGGTCTATTTCGACGGCGAAAAAGATGCAACCAAAAACCGTTACAAGGGAGTCAACGTTAAATGAAGAAACTCGTCATCGCAACCCGCGGAAGCAAGCTGGCACTCTGGCAGTCCGAACATATCAAGGCCGTTCTCGAGGAGCAGAACCCCGGTCTGGAAGTGTCGCTTAAAATCGTCGTGACCAGCGGCGACAAGATCCTCGACGTGCCGCTGGCAAAGATCGGCGGCAAGGGGCTCTTTCTCAAAGAGATCGAAGAGACGATGCTGGGCGGCGAAGCCCAGCTGGCGGTCCACTCGCTCAAAGACGTACCGACGCAGATGCCCGACGGGCTTCTGCTGGCTGCCATTACCGAACGCGAAGACGACCGCGACGCGATGCTGAGCGAAAAATATGCCAGCGTCGATGCCTTGCCCGAGGGGGCGGTCGTCGGGACCTCGTCGCTGCGCCGCCGGATGCAGATCCTGGCCCTGCGCCCGGACCTGACCATCAAGGACCTCCGCGGGAATGTCGATACCCGCATCCGAAAGCTCAAAGAGGGCGAGTACGATGCCATCATCCTCGCTTCGGCCGGGATCAACCGCCTGGGGCTGCTCGACAGCGTCGAGTACGTCTACCCGATCGCGCTGGGCGATATGGTGCCTGCCATGGGACAGGGCGCACTCGGAATCGAAGCCGTTGATGACCCGGAAGTCCTTGAGATCGCCCGGGGGCTTGAAGATACGAATACCCGTATCGAAACGACGATCGAACGCGAATTTGTCGATACCCTGCAGGGCGGATGCCAGGTGCCGATCGGCGTCAATGCCACCGTCCTCGAAAACGGTCAGGTGCTGACCCAGGCGATTGTCGGGCTTCCCGACGGCACGGAAGTGCTTGCCGAATCGGTCGAAGTACCTAAAGATGCCGTCGATAATCTCGGCCGAAAAATGGCGGAGACGTTCATTGAACAAGGTGCCCGGGAACTGCTTGCCAGGGCCGAAGAGATGGCGTTTAAGTAGCCTGTTACAAAAGTGTCACAATTAAGGCCCGCATAATAATATATAATGTATTCTTGTGTGACACCTCCCTTGGATAAAGGATGCGAATGAAGAAGGTCGTTTTCTCTGTTCTTATTACGGCACTGTTGACCGGTGCTGTCGGCGAAGCAGCCGTGTACAAAGGCCAGCGCGAGTTTCATAAACAGTGTAAAGCCTGCCATGATGACGGTCAGGATATCGCCTTTACCTATAAACGGAGAACATGGAAAAAGATGATGCAGGACAACGGCGCAGGATTGGCCGAACTGCATCTCAATAGTGAGAAAGCGAAGAAGTCCTGGAAATACTTCAAAAGCAAGAAGTACCAGAAAAATTCGAAGCACCTGAAGGACTTCATGGTCGAATACGCCAAGGACAGCGGGAACGTTCCCGCCTGTAACTAAAACCTCCGGGCCTCTGGGCCCTTTCTGCACTTTAAACCCTATTCGCTAAAATACCGTATTTTATTTTGGAGACAGAGCTATGGAAAAAATGTGGTCCGGCCGTTTCAGTGCCTCAGCCTCGTCACTTCTAGACCAGTTTAACGCCTCGATCATGTTCGACCGCGAACTGTACCGGGAAGATATCGAAGGTTCGCTCGCACACGCCGCCATGCTGCAGAGCCGCGGTATCCTGAGTGCGGATGAGCTCGAGGCGATCCGCGGGGGACTGGCACAGGTCCGCGAAGAGATCGAAGCGGGCAGTTTTGAGTGGAATATCAGCGACGAAGACCTGCATATGGCGATTGAAAAGCGTCTTACGGCGCTCATCGGGGATGCCGGAAAGAAACTGCATACGGCCCGCAGCCGCAACGACCAGGTGGCCGTCGACTTCCGCCGCTATGTCCTGCGCAAGAACCTGGAGATCGTCGGCCAGCTCAAAACCCTGATGCAGACCCTCGTCGACATTGCCGGCAAGCATACAGAGACGCTGCTGCCGGGGATGACGCACCTGCAGCATGCCCAGCCGATCAATTTCGGTTTCCATCTGCTGGCATACGCGAGCATGTTCAAACGGGACATCGACCGTCTCCTCTCGAGCCGCCAGCGCAACAACGTCTCCCCGCTGGGCTGCGCCGCCCTGGCCGGGACGCCGCACGACATCGACCGCAACCTGACCGCCAACGCGCTGGGGTTCGACAGCGTCAGCGTCAACTGCCTCGATACGGTCAGCGACCGCGATTTCGCCCTGGAGATCCTCTTTAACATCTCGACGATGATGATGCACGTTTCCCGCCTCAGTGAGGAGCTGATCCTCTGGTCGAGCTACGAGTTCGGCTTTGTCGAGCTCTCCGACGAATACTCGACAGGCTCCTCGATCATGCCGCAGAAGAAGAACCCGGACGTCCCCGAACTGCTGCGGGGCAAAACGGGCCGCGTCTACGGCGCGCTGATGGGGCTGCTCACGGTGATGAAGGGGCTGCCGCTCGCTTATAACAAGGATACCCAGGAGGACAAAGAGGGAGTCTTCGACGCCGTTGCCACGGCGCACATCTCTCTTGAGATCCTGAACGAAGCGCTCAAGACGATGACGGTCAAACCGGAGAACATGCTGGCTGCTTCAAAGAAGGGACACCTGAGCGCTACAGACCTGGCCGACTACCTCGTCGAGCGCTGTGGGGTGCCGTTCCGCGAGGCCCACTTTATTACGGGCAAGGCCGTCGCCCGGGCCGAAGCGCTCGGAATAGACCTGAGCGAGATCGCTTACGGTGAGCTCAAGGCCATCGACGAACGTATCGGCGAGGACGTGATCCCCCATCTTCAGCTGGCGCACTCCATGAACGCCCGTACCTCCTCCGGCGGAACGGCGACGGTGCGCACGCTCGAACAGATCGTGCACTTCGAAAACTACCTGAAGGAGCTTGATTTATGAAAGTAACGATTTCCCACCTGGACGAGATGCGCTTCGAGGCGAAAACGGACCGCGGACAGAGCTTTGTCATTGACTGCCCGGTTATCTCCCCGATTGAATACTTCCTCTCCGGCCTTGTCGCCTGTACGACCAGCGACCTCATTGCCATCCCGAAAAAGCAGGGCAAGACGGTCACCAACCTCAGTGTCGACGGCGAGGTCGTGCGCAACGAAACGCCGCCGTGCAAGTTTAATACCCTGCACCTCGACTACCGCTTCGACTCCGACGCCGACGATATGACGGCGCTGCGCTGGGTCATGGGAAGCATCGAAACCTACTGCTCGACGATCAATACCGTCCGTGATACGACGAAGATCACCTACTCCGTGACGCACAACGGCAACGTCCTGCGTGAGAATGAGGAGATCATCAGCGGGCAGGGCGGCAATATCGACTTCGGTGAAATCGAAGCCTGCCCCAGCTAAGGCTTATCTGCCTCAATATGCCGCAAACCTTTTTTAGGTTCTTTGTTCCCCTTCTTTTTTGTTTGTCCAAAAAAGAAGCCGAACCGGGAAGAAAAAAGGACAATGCGGCTGCCGCATGTAATACACTCACACGCACTTCAACCGTCCTATTACGTGGACACTCCATGCCGAAATTTTTTGTAATGTTTTTTAGTGGGGAGAGTTGAAAGCGCAGGCCTTCTGCGCGTGGGCTTGCTGCCGAAGCAAACCCAGTGTTAACGTAGGCATCCGGACTTTGTTCGGAAGCCGTGCGATTAAAGGAAGTCTTTCGGGTCCGCGTCCGCGAAGTGGCCCCAGCGCAGTCTGGCGCCGCCGAGGATGTGGAAATGGAGGTGTTTGACCTCCTGGCCGCCGTTTTCGCCGATGTTCGTAATAACGCGGTAGCCGCTCTCTTTGATATCGACCTTCTCGACCACTTCCTGGATAAAAGCAGTCATGCCCGCCATCATCTCCGGCGTCACCTCGTTGAAGCTGTCAACATGGGTTCTGGGAATGGCGAGCACGTGAACGGGGGCCTTGGGATTGATGTCGTGAAAGGCGACGAAGTCGTCGTTTTCGTGCACCGTGTTGGCACTCAGTTCATTGTTGGCGATTTTGCAGAAAAGACACATGAATGTTCCTTGAAAGAGCGTTTTTGTGATTGTAGCATAGAAGCCTTTGAGGCTGACCTGCTTTGAATTGGAGGGTATCGTATTGATTTTAAAGAAGAGCATTTCAGAGAAAAAGCGCCGAGGGCGCGCGAGCGCTCCGAGAGCACTTCTTCCAGAGCGCCCGCTGCTGATGCAGCGAAGCGGAATTCCGCAGGGCATAGCGCGAGGACAACGCGAACTTAGCGTTAGGGGCTTTGCTCCTGCAGTGTAATTGATCAATGATACTGCCCTTTAAAGCTCTTTGGATACAATACGCGCAAGATACATGGGGGAGACGTCCCCGGGAAGGAGCCAGGGTTGCAAGAGTGGTATGACGCCATTGCGTCGGCACAGAGTGTCGACAAACTTGAAGAGATCCGTATTGCGGTGTTCGGGAAAAAAGGGGTGCTCGCGGCCGAGTTCGCGAAGATGAAGTCCGTTCCCAACGAGGAGAAGGGCGCGTTTGCCAAAGAGCTCAACGAGCATAAGGCGAAGCTGACCGAGGCCTTTAACGTCCGCAAGGAGATCCTGGCCCTCGAAGCGCTCGAGGCGGGGATGAAAGCGGAGGCGATCGACGTGACCCTGTTCGGCCGCGGAAGCGAACGCGGTGCGCTGCACCCGGTGATGCAGACGATGGACCGCATCGTCGAGTACTTTGTCGCCATGAACTTCTCGGTCAAGACCGGACCGATGGTCGAAGATGATTTCCATAACTTCGAGGCGCTGAACCTGCCCAAGTACCACCCGGCCCGTGACATGCAGGACACCTTTTATTTCAAAGACGAGCTGCTGCTGCGCACCCACACCTCTCCGGTCCAGATCCGCACGATGAAGCAGGAGAAGCCGCCGATCCGTATGATCGCTCCGGGCGCCGTGTTCCGCCGCGACTACGACCTGACGCATACTCCGATGTTCCACCAGGTCGAGGGTCTGCTCGTCGACGAAGAGGGCAAAGTCTCCTTCGCGAACCTGAAGTTTATTCTTGAGGACTTCCTCAAGTACATGTTCGGTGACGTCGAGGTCCGTTTTCGCCCGAGTTTCTTCCCCTTCACGGAACCGTCCGCGGAAGTCGATATCAGCTGTATCTTCTGCGGCGGCGACGGCTGCCGCGTCTGTTCCAAGACGGGATGGCTGGAAGTCCTGGGCTGCGGGATCGTCGACCCCAACGTCTTCAAGGCGGTTGGTTATGAGAACGTCAGCGGCTACGCCTTCGGCCTCGGCGTGGAGCGCTTCGCGATGCTGATCCACCGTATCGGGGATCTGCGTTCGCTGTTTGAGGGCGATATCAGACTACTGGAGCAGTTCAAATGATTGTCACACGCCACTGGCTGAACGAATGGATCGACCTTTCCGACATTACGACGGAGCACCTGGCCAAGACTTTCAATGCCATCGGTCTGGAGGTCGATAGGGTAGAGTCCTACCGGATCCCCGAAAAGATCGTCGTCGGGCGGGTCGCGGCATGCGAAAGACACCCGGACGCGGATAAGCTTAACGTCTGCCAGGTCGATCTGGGCGGCGAAACGCGCCAGATCGTCTGCGGAGCACCTAACGTCGCGGCGGGGCAGTATGTTCCCGTTGCCGTCGTCGGTGCGGTCATGCCCGGCGGCCTGGAGATCAAGCCGGTCAAGCTGCGCGGCGTCGATTCGGCGGGGATGATCTGTTCCGCGACCGAACTGGGATTGCCTAAAGTGAACGACGGCATCCTTGTGCTTGATGAGAGTATCGGCGCGCTCGAGCTCGGAAAGCCTCTCGCCGATTACCCGCTGATCAACGACGACCTGATCGAGATCGAACTGACGGCGAATCGCGGGGATTGTCTGAGTATCCGCGGGGTGGCCCGCGACCTCTGTGCGGCCCTGGACAAGAGTCTGAAACCCCGCACTGCCGGCCGTGAGGATGAGAACCGCCTGGGCATCGGGCGTCTGCTGAAACTCGATGTTGAAGGCGATGTTACCGGAAGCGTCCGCTACCATGCGGTATCGGTCGAGTTCTTTGACGACTCACTGCTGATGACGCTGCGTCTGGCGATGATCGACGAGAGCCGCGCAAACGCCGTCGAAGGGTGTCTTGAGTACGCCATGCATACGACCGGCGTGATCCTGCGCGCCTATCCCGTGGACTTCTTCCGTGGCAATGACGAGAAGCTCGCCGAGATCGTCATCAAGCGCGAAGCCCACGGCCTCACCGCCGTCTACGGGCAGGAGTGCGCTTCGATCATCGGTATCCGCCAGGAAGATGCTTCCCGTCTGCAAGACGTCCGCGGCGTCATCGTCATCGAGGCGAGCTATATCGCCCCGGATGTCATTTCGCAGAAGATGGCGGAGACGAAACTGCAAAGCGGGCCGCTCTACTACCGTACCTCCCGGGGAAGCGAACCGGAACTCTCCGTCGGCAGCGACTTCCTTTTCAGCTGCATCGAGGCGAAGGGCGAGGGCAAGATCTACGGCGGCACCCTGGAGCATGCCGAAGTCTTTGAACCGAAGAATATCAGCATCGATATGGCCTACGTCAGCAGCATTGTCGGTACAGAAATAGATAAGAGCCGCGTGGCGAATATTCTCAAAAACCTCGGCTTCGATATTTCCAAATCGAGCGAAGAGCAGATCGTCGTCAGCGTAC contains:
- a CDS encoding thioredoxin domain-containing protein; this encodes MSKLSATMLISASLFAATNSEVETFLKNNLSKNPAISSLTVKVVERQPLEGMKGWDSFVVSLDAKVKQGKDEREVKQRVIYFANDKVITGELTDMKTGKSLRDAVAPKFKAEYYKKENLIYGNANAKHKVAIFSDPLCPFCRNYVPKAVEYMKQYPETFAVYYYHFPLERLHPAAPTLTRAAVAAELQGRKDVMLSLYKVPTTITREKDEQKILDAFNKAVNTNLKISDLHAAAVNAQVASDDAVIESLMVSGTPTVYFDGEKDATKNRYKGVNVK
- the hemC gene encoding hydroxymethylbilane synthase is translated as MKKLVIATRGSKLALWQSEHIKAVLEEQNPGLEVSLKIVVTSGDKILDVPLAKIGGKGLFLKEIEETMLGGEAQLAVHSLKDVPTQMPDGLLLAAITEREDDRDAMLSEKYASVDALPEGAVVGTSSLRRRMQILALRPDLTIKDLRGNVDTRIRKLKEGEYDAIILASAGINRLGLLDSVEYVYPIALGDMVPAMGQGALGIEAVDDPEVLEIARGLEDTNTRIETTIEREFVDTLQGGCQVPIGVNATVLENGQVLTQAIVGLPDGTEVLAESVEVPKDAVDNLGRKMAETFIEQGARELLARAEEMAFK
- a CDS encoding cytochrome C, which codes for MKKVVFSVLITALLTGAVGEAAVYKGQREFHKQCKACHDDGQDIAFTYKRRTWKKMMQDNGAGLAELHLNSEKAKKSWKYFKSKKYQKNSKHLKDFMVEYAKDSGNVPACN
- the argH gene encoding argininosuccinate lyase, producing the protein MEKMWSGRFSASASSLLDQFNASIMFDRELYREDIEGSLAHAAMLQSRGILSADELEAIRGGLAQVREEIEAGSFEWNISDEDLHMAIEKRLTALIGDAGKKLHTARSRNDQVAVDFRRYVLRKNLEIVGQLKTLMQTLVDIAGKHTETLLPGMTHLQHAQPINFGFHLLAYASMFKRDIDRLLSSRQRNNVSPLGCAALAGTPHDIDRNLTANALGFDSVSVNCLDTVSDRDFALEILFNISTMMMHVSRLSEELILWSSYEFGFVELSDEYSTGSSIMPQKKNPDVPELLRGKTGRVYGALMGLLTVMKGLPLAYNKDTQEDKEGVFDAVATAHISLEILNEALKTMTVKPENMLAASKKGHLSATDLADYLVERCGVPFREAHFITGKAVARAEALGIDLSEIAYGELKAIDERIGEDVIPHLQLAHSMNARTSSGGTATVRTLEQIVHFENYLKELDL
- a CDS encoding OsmC family protein; translated protein: MKVTISHLDEMRFEAKTDRGQSFVIDCPVISPIEYFLSGLVACTTSDLIAIPKKQGKTVTNLSVDGEVVRNETPPCKFNTLHLDYRFDSDADDMTALRWVMGSIETYCSTINTVRDTTKITYSVTHNGNVLRENEEIISGQGGNIDFGEIEACPS
- a CDS encoding histidine triad nucleotide-binding protein, whose translation is MCLFCKIANNELSANTVHENDDFVAFHDINPKAPVHVLAIPRTHVDSFNEVTPEMMAGMTAFIQEVVEKVDIKESGYRVITNIGENGGQEVKHLHFHILGGARLRWGHFADADPKDFL
- the pheS gene encoding phenylalanine--tRNA ligase subunit alpha; translated protein: MQEWYDAIASAQSVDKLEEIRIAVFGKKGVLAAEFAKMKSVPNEEKGAFAKELNEHKAKLTEAFNVRKEILALEALEAGMKAEAIDVTLFGRGSERGALHPVMQTMDRIVEYFVAMNFSVKTGPMVEDDFHNFEALNLPKYHPARDMQDTFYFKDELLLRTHTSPVQIRTMKQEKPPIRMIAPGAVFRRDYDLTHTPMFHQVEGLLVDEEGKVSFANLKFILEDFLKYMFGDVEVRFRPSFFPFTEPSAEVDISCIFCGGDGCRVCSKTGWLEVLGCGIVDPNVFKAVGYENVSGYAFGLGVERFAMLIHRIGDLRSLFEGDIRLLEQFK
- the pheT gene encoding phenylalanine--tRNA ligase subunit beta → MIVTRHWLNEWIDLSDITTEHLAKTFNAIGLEVDRVESYRIPEKIVVGRVAACERHPDADKLNVCQVDLGGETRQIVCGAPNVAAGQYVPVAVVGAVMPGGLEIKPVKLRGVDSAGMICSATELGLPKVNDGILVLDESIGALELGKPLADYPLINDDLIEIELTANRGDCLSIRGVARDLCAALDKSLKPRTAGREDENRLGIGRLLKLDVEGDVTGSVRYHAVSVEFFDDSLLMTLRLAMIDESRANAVEGCLEYAMHTTGVILRAYPVDFFRGNDEKLAEIVIKREAHGLTAVYGQECASIIGIRQEDASRLQDVRGVIVIEASYIAPDVISQKMAETKLQSGPLYYRTSRGSEPELSVGSDFLFSCIEAKGEGKIYGGTLEHAEVFEPKNISIDMAYVSSIVGTEIDKSRVANILKNLGFDISKSSEEQIVVSVPRFRHDIVNRQDLIEEIVRIVGIDNIPAKPFVLTEADRIDDDYFAFRKKQTYRQRAAQSGFYESVHFVFNEREQLDALGLASVAKELSLLNPIAGTLDTLRPTLLAGLLNAASSNAKNGRKRIPLFEIGSVFDVQRRESVKIALLFAGTLNEDSLDNSGKPESVSFESFSKLAADVLGDFTLKPVTPTHKMAHPYQAAAVYQKGLKIGEMFTLHPTLQAEMDLPRTVMFEGSFDALAFERVEAKPYSKYQASHRDLSILMPQAMAYAKVAEVIEGSRSGEIVRFYPVDRYTDETLGDQMSLTLRFVLQSQEKTLEEEEITAAMEGVLAALQNDLGVALR